In Aquincola tertiaricarbonis, the genomic stretch CAGGTGGCAGTCCATGCCGCGGCCGATGCGCACCGGCCAGGCCGTGACGTCGAACTGCCGCGGCAGCCGTCCGTCGCGGTCGAACACCTCGATCAGCGCGAGGCGGGCTGGTTCGGCTGCCATGCAAATCCCTTCAGGTAATGGTCGGCCAGGCGCAGGGCGTTGTCCCAGCTCACGCCGTGGGCGTCGAAGCGGCCTTGGGCACCCACGGTGCGGCCGTCCAGCGTGGCGGCCAGCACGCTCATGTCGTACAGCCCCGGCAGCTTGCGGTAGGCGCGCAGGCACAGCACCGAGCGCAGCGGCAGCGCGTCGGGCGCCTGCTTGACCTCGGACTCGCGGCAGGCGGGCGCGGTGAGCTGGCGCGTCTTCTGACCGAAGCCTTCGTTCTGGAAGCTGCTGCTGTAGCGCTCGGCAAAGCGCAGCGCGCCCAAGGAGCGGCCGTCGTAGGCCTCGTGCCGCACGCTGAAGTGGCCGGTCTGCAGGCTGCCGTCGATGTAGATGCGGCTGTCCATCGCGCAGTCCGAGCGCTCGAACTCCAGCCCGCGGCTGCCCGGCGGCGTGCTGCCGCCCCAACAGCGCATGAAGTCCTCCTGCGGCACCGGAATGGCGTAACGCGCATGGCCGGCCTGGCGCCAGGGCAGCGCGATGAAGGCGTCGGTCAGCTTCTGCTGGTGGGCCAGCAGCTGGCGGGCGATCTCGCCCTGCATCGGCTGGGTGACGGGCGCGTCGTTGCGGTGGGCCTCGAACAGCGCCCGGGCCGGCGCCGCCGGCACCAGGAAGCTGACCTGCTCGCCGTCGCGGCGCGATGCCACGTTGATGCCGATCACGCGCCCGCGGTCGTCCACCGCCGGGCCGCCGCTCATGCCCGAGCTGAGCGAGCCGCCGAAGAAGATGGTGGGCACGAAGCTGCGTTCGACCATGCCGTTGAAGGCGCCCTCCACCACCGCAAAGCCCACGTCCAGCGGGTTGCCCAGCGAGAAGATGCGCTCGCCGCGGCCCAGCGGCTGATCGGCCGGTCGGAAGGGCATCACCCCGCGTGCGGCCAGCGGCGCCGGGTCGGCCGCCTTCAGCAGCGCCAGGTCGTTGACCACATCCACCGCCAGCAACTGCAGCACGCCGCGCTGGCCGTCGTCGGTGCTGTACACCAGCCGGTAGCGCTGCGGCTCCAGCGCCATGGTGCTGACCACGTGGTAGTTGGTGATGAAGTGCCCCTGGTCGCTGACCAGGAAGCCCGAGCCCACCGACGCCTGGCTGTCCTGCTGGCGCAGCAGCGTGCGCACCTGCACCAGGCGCTGGCGGGCGCTGTCGTACACCCGCTGGCCGCCGGCCGATGGCGGCGCCACGGCGGAAGCGGCCGGCGCCGTGGGAGGCGCGATCGGGGGCGCGCTGGAGGGCGCGTTCAGGGGCGGGGCCGCGTTGGGCCCCGGCTGGGCGCCGGCCACCAGGGCCAGCGCCGTCAACGCCGCGGCCAGGGCGGCGCGTTGGATGACATGCATGCCCCATTCTCGTCCGACCCGCGCTGGCGCGCGTTGCGGCGCCGGGGCCGTGTGGTAGGGATGTTTAACGGCGTGTTGAGTCGTGTCACGTTGACGCGCTATCCTGTGCCTCGGAAGGTTCGCATCCATGGACGTGTTGCAGCTCGACGTGTCAGGACGCCCGCAAGCCTGGATCACCGCGCGTGAGGCCGCCGTGATCTATGCCAGCGACGGCGTGGCCTGGACGCTTGGCGACCCGATGCAGGTGCTGCGTGGCGGCATCCAGCGCGCCACCGGCCGGCAATCGGTGATCACCGTGCATTCCATCATCGCCGTGCGCGGCGCCGTGCCCAGCCGGGCCTGGCGGCAGTCGCCGGCCTTGTCCAACCAGAAGCTGTTCGTGCGCGACCGGCAGATCTGCGCCTACTGCGGCGGCCACTTCCATGTGGACGACCTGACGCGCGAGCACATCGTGCCCACCTCGCGCGGCGGCGCCGACAGCTGGATGAACTGCATCACCGCCTGCAAGGCCTGCAACGGCCGCAAGGGCAGCCGGCTGCCCGAAGAAGCGCGCATGACGCTGATGTACCTGCCCTACGTGCCCAGCCTGCACGAGGACATGATCCTGCGTGGCCGCCGCATCCTGGCCGACCAGATGGAATTCCTGCTGGCCAGCGTGCCGCGTTCCAGCCGCCTGCACACTTAGGCTCAGCCGCCCGCGGGGCCGGGCTCAACAAAAACTTACGCGTCCGACACGAACGGCCCCGGCGGCGGCGGGTCAACTCCTGCACCCGCCTGCACGTTGTGGCAGGACGCATCGGAGAAGATTGATGAACCGCACCCCCGCCCCCCGCCGCCCGGCCGGGCCCGCCACCCTGCTGCTGGCCGTGTGCATGGCCGCTTCGCTGGCCGCCTGCTCCACCACCAGCCCCGACGTCGTCCAGCGCGGCGACGCCCAGCGCCTGTCCAGCGTGCAGGACGCTACCGTGCTGTCGGTGCGGCCGGTCACGGTGGACGGCAGCCAGAGCGGCGGTGGCGGCGTTACCGGCGCGCTGGTGGGCGGTGCGCTGGGCGCCAGCCGCAGCCACGGCACCGAGTCCGCCATCATCGGCGTGCTGGGCGCGGTGGCCGGCGCGGTGGTGGGCAATGCGGTGGAACGCACCGCCACCCGCGAAGACGCCTACGAAATCCTGGTGCAGCTGCCCAGCGGCGAGCGCCGCGCGGTGGTGCAGGCCAAGGGCAACGAGAACTGGCAACCGGGCGAACCGGTGATCCTGGTCACCAGCGGCGGCAAGACCCGCGTCGCCCGGGCCCCGGCCGGCACCGTGCCGCGCACCAATCCGCCGGCGCCGGTGTATTCGCCGCAGCCGCCCAGCTCGCAGGCACCGGCCACCACGCCCAGCGTCGCGCCCGTGTACTCGCCCACCGGGCCGCTGCGCAGCTGATCGGGCGCAGGCCTGCCACCTCGCGGGCCGATGCAGGGCAGCCACCGGGCAGTTAACCTCGGTGGCATGACCCACCTCCCGCGCACGCTCGCGTCGCTCACCCTGGCCCTGGCCGGCGCCACCGGCCTGGCCGCCCCTGCCGCTGCCCCGGTGACCGTTGAAGACTCGATGGCCCAGCGCATGCAGGCCTGCACCGCCTGCCACGGCAAGGAGGGTCGGGCCGCCCGCGACGGCTACTACCCGCGCATCGCCGGCAAACCGGCCGGCTACCTGTACAACCAGCTCGTCAACTTCCGCGACGGCCGGCGCCACTACGCGCTGATGGGCGAGCTGCTGGCGCCGCTGACCGACGAGTACCTGCACGAGATCGCCGGCCACTTCGCCAGCCTGGACCTGCCCTACCCTGCGCCCAAGGCGCCCACCGGCACGCCGGAAGAACGCGCCCGCGGCCAGCGGCTGGTGACCCAGGGCGACGCCTCGCGCAAGATCCCCGCCTGCGCCGCCTGCCACGGCGCCGCGCTCACCGGCGTGGCCCCGGCGGTGCCGGGGCTGCTGGGCCTGCCGCGCGACTACCTCAATGCCCAGCTGGGCGCCTGGCGCACCGGCCAGCGCAAGGCGCACGCGCCGGACTGCATGGGCCAGATCGCCCGCAGCCTGGCGCCCGAGGACATCGGCGCGGTGTCGCACTACCTGGCGGCGCAGCCGCTGCCGGCCGATGCCCACCCAGTGGCCGTGCCACCGCCCAGCTGGCCGATGCGCTGCGGCGGCCTGCCGGAGGCCGCGAAGTGAGCGCCGCACGCCCCCCGCGCAGCCGGCTGCGCCAGGCGCTGGTCGGCATCGCCGGCGTTGCGCTGCTGGCCGGCGCCGTCTTCGGCGCCCGTGTGCTATGGGAACTGCGCGATGGCCGCGATGCCGCACGCCCCGCCGCCCAGCTGCCGCCCCCGACCGCCGAGCTGGTGGCCCAGGGCGCCTACCTGGCGCGTGCCGGCAACTGCATGGCCTGCCACACCGCGCGCGGCGGCGCCAGCGGTGCCGGCGGCGCGGCCATTCCCACGCCCTTCGGCACCGTCTACACCAGCAACATCACGCCCGACGTGGGGACCGGCATCGGCGCCTGGTCGGCCGACGACTTCTGGCTGGCGATGCACGAGGGCCGCTCGCGCGACGGGCGGCTGCTGTACCCGGCCTTTCCGTACCCCAACACCACGCACGTGTCGCGGGCCGATTCGGACGCGCTGTTCGCCTACCTGCGCAGCCTGCCGCCGGTGGCGCAACCGGCGCGGCCGCACGAGCTTCGCTTTCCGGTGAACACCCAGCTGGCGCTGGCGGCCTGGCGCACGCTGTACTTCCGCCCTGCCTCATTCGAGCCCGACACCCGCCAATCGGCCGAATGGAACCGCGGGGCCTACCTGGTGCAGGGCCTGGGCCACTGCAACGCCTGCCACGCCACCCGCAACGTGCTGGGCGCCACCCGCAACACGCTGGACCTGGGCGGCGGACTGATTCCGATGCAGAACTGGTACGCGCCGGCCCTCAACTCGCCGCAGCAGGCCGGCGTGGCCGAGTGGCCGCAGGCCGACGTGGTGGCGCTGCTGCAGCACGGCGTGGCGCCGCAAGGCTCGGTCATCGGCCCGATGGCCGAGGTGGTGCTGCACAGCACCCAGCACCTGCGGCCTGACGACCTGAACGCCATGGCCACCTACCTGCGCGGCCTGCCGCAGCAGCCGGCGCCGTTGCCGCGCCGCGAAGCGCCGCCCGCCGGCGCCGACCGGCTGGCGCGGGGCCAGGCGCTGTACGGCACCCATTGCGCCAGCTGCCATGGCGAGCAAGGCCAGGGCGCGCCTGGCATCTACCCTCGCCTGGCCGGCAACCGCACGGTGACGATGGAGCCGCCCGCCAACCTGGTGCGGGTGGTGCTGGCCGGGGGATTTCCGCCGGCCACCGCCGGCAACCCGCGGCCTTACGGCATGCCGCCGTTTGCCACCGTGCTCACCGACGACGAAGTGGCCACGCTGCTGAGCTACGTGCGCAGCGCCTGGGGCCACCAAGCCGCGCCGCTCAGCACCTTCGAGGTGAATCGCTTTCGCACCGGGTCGACGGCCGGAGGCTATTGAGCTGAGCTGCGCCACGAGGCAGGCACCAGAAACTTGAGGGTTGTCCTTCCCCCGCAGGGGTGAACCGCGTGAAGCATTTCACGAAGGCAGATCACACTGTGGGGCGCCAGCCCCAGATCATGGGGAGACGATCGCGGCTGGACGGGCGAGCATCGCGCAAGCGCCCAGAAGCAAATAGTTGCAATTGCAGCGGGCGTGTGAAGGACCCCATGGAATTACCCGAACCCGCCCGCCTGCCCGCCACCCCTTCCGGGAGCGTGCGGACCGATGACACGCCCTGGCCCAAAGTGCTGGGGGAAGCCGGTGCCGAAGTGGCCGGCCCCCTGACCCGCGTGGCCGCCCGCCTGGAAGCCCTGCTGCAGGCCGGTCGGCTGGAAAGTCACGACGCCGCGCCGCTGCGCGAGGCGGTGGAAGAGGCCCGCGCCGCGGCGATGGCCACCCAGCAGCTGGCCCGGCTGACCGGCGGCCGCCTGCGCCAGAGCCATGAGCGCGTGGAGCTGGCGGCGCTGATGAGCGAGGTGCTGCAGCAGCATGCCGGCGTGCTGACGGCCCGCGGCCTGAATGCCCGCGCCCAGCTCAAGGCGGCCGAGGTGCTGGTGGACCCCTCGCTGCTGTTCGGGCTGCTGCACACGCTGCTGGACTGGGCTGGCCGCGGCGCCTGCGCACCCATCCAGCTGACGCTGGACCACCAGGCCTGGCCGCCGCATGCGCTGCTGACCTGCCGCTTCAACCACACGCCGCCCGACCGCGTGCCCGACCCGGCCGCGCCCTTCCCGGCGCCGGCATTGGACACGCTGCGCTGGCGGGTGCTGCAGCAGACCGCCCGCGCCATGGGCCTGCGCCTGGACCGGCAGGACACCGCCAGCCAGACGCTGGTGAGCATCGAATTTCCGCGCACCGTCAACGCGATGGGTGAAGGCGTGAGCGCGCCGGAGCCGGAACCGCCGGCCCAGCAAGCCACCAGCACCCGGCCGCTGGCCGGTGCCAGCCTGCTGGTGATCGAGCCGCGCCGCGACCGCCGCACCCAGGTGCGCGAGGCGGTGCAGCACCTGGGCCTGATCCTGGACTTCGCCGGTTCGGTGGAAGAGGCACGGGACTTCTGCCACGGCGGGTTGCCGCACACCATCGCCTACGCGGCGCTGGTGCGTGGCCTGCGTCTGGACATCCTGCGCTCGGAGATCCTGGCCAGCGTGCCCGACTTCCCGTTCATCGAGATCGAGGAACAGGGCACCGTGCTGGAGATCTCGGACGGCGCCGGCCGCCCGATCGCCAAGGTGGGCCGCGATGCGCTGGCCCGCACACTGCCCGCCGCGCTGGTGCACGAGCTGGGCAAACGCCTGGGGTCCTAACTGCCGAACACCTTCTTGAGGATGGCGCTGCCGGTGCCCACCGGGTCGCGGCGCATCGCACGTTCCTGTTCGCCGATGGTGAGGTACAGGCCGTCCAGCGCGCGGGCGGTGACGTAGCCGCGCAGGTCGGCGTCGCGCTCCTTCAGCAGGCCCAGCTTGGCGGCGCGGCCGGCCACTGCGTCGTACTTGGCGGCCAGCGACACCTTCTCGGTCGCGCGGCCGACGATGGGCAAGAACTGCTGCGTCAGCGGCTCGCGCGTCTTGCCCGCGAAGAAGTCGGTGACCGAGGTGTCACCGCCCCGGACGATGCGCAGCGCGTCTTCCACCGACATCGACCGCGCCGCGTTCACCAGCAGCGTGCGCGCCTGCGGCACCGCGGCCTCGGCGGCGCGGTTCATCGCGGTCACCAGCTCGTCCAGCCGGCCGCCCTGGCCGGTGGCCTTGAGCAGCCCGGCCGCCTGCTGCAGCGGGCCCGGCAGCTCGATGCGCACCTTGGGGTTGCCCAGGAAACCATCGTTGCGGCCCAGCAGTCCCACCGCCGCCTCGGCGCCCCGCTCGATGGCGGTGCGCACGCCGATCGCGGCGTCGCTTTCACTCAACGCCCAGGCCGGCTGCGCCGCCAGCAAACCCCCGACCATGCCCGTGGGCAGGGCCACCGCCATAAACTCACGCCTTCTCATCGGAACCGTCCATGAAATCTGTCAAACACACCGCTGCAGCCGTCGCTGTGGGCCTGCTCGTTGCAGCGGGCGGCTATCTGGGTTGGCAGGCCTTCGGCCCGCGCGAAGCGGTGCCTGCAGTGTCGTACACGCTGCTGGACGGCAGCAAGGGCAGCACCGAGGCCCTGCGCGGCAAGGTGGTGCTGGTCAACTTCTGGGCCACCAGCTGCGTCACCTGCGTGGCCGAGATGCCGCAGATCGTCGCCACCTACGACAAGTACAAGGGCCAGGGCTACGAGACCGTGGCCGTGGCCATGAGCTACGACCCGCCGGCCTACGTGGCCCGCTTCGCCGAGACGCGCAAGCTGCCCTTCGGCGTGGCCATCGACAACACCGGCGAGATCGCCCGCCGCTTCGGCGACGTGCAGCTCACGCCCACCAGCTACCTGATCAACAAGCGCGGCGAGATCGTCAAGCGCTACGTCGGCGCGCCCGACTTCGCGGCCCTGCACAAGCTGGTGGAGCAGCTGCTGGCGGAAGCCTAGCCACTCAGCAATACGCCGGCAAACCGGCGCTGTTCTCATCCCCGTCCGGCGCGCGCCCGGGCATGAAGGCATCATCGTCCCCGCCCGCCTGGGCCAAGAGGACCTTGAATGCAAGAAGAACAAACACCGGTCGCGGCCACACCGGCGGCCGCGGCTGAACGGCGACCCAGCCGCCGCGCCCGCTGGGTGGGCCGCCTCGTTGCGCTGCTGGCCTTGCTGGCGCTGTTTGGCCTGGCCTGGTATCTGACTCACCGCCCCGCTGCCACTGGCGCGCCTCCGGGTGCGGCCGGCGGACCGCCCGGCATGGGCGGCCCCGGCGGGCCCGGTGGACCCCCGGGCATGGGCATGGGCCGCGGCGGCCCGGCCACCACCGTGGGCGTGGCCCGCGCCACGCGCGCCGACATCCCCATCGTCATCGAGGCGCTGGGCACCGTCACGCCCTCGGCCACCGTCACGGTGCGGCCGCAGGTCTCGGGCGTGCTGAAGGAGGTGCGCTTCCGCGAAGGCCAGATGGTCAAGGCCGGCGACGTGCTGGCCGTCATCGACCCGCGCCCGTTTGAACTGGCGCTGATGCAGGCCGAAGGCCAGCGCCAGCGCGACGAAGCCCAGCTGCAGCTGGCCCGGCTGACGCTGGAGCGCTACCAGACCCTGCTCAAGCAGGACAGCATCGCCCGCCAGGACGTGGACACGCAGGTCGCCAACGTCAAGCAGCTGGAAGGCACCGTGCTGTCGGACCGCGCGGCCGAAGGCACGGCGCGGCTGAACCTGAGCTACACCCGCATCACCGCGCCGGTCTCGGGCCGCGTGGGCCTGCGGGTGGTGGACGTGGGCAACGTGGTGTCGTCCAGCGATGCCAACGGCGTGGTGGTGATCACCCAGGTGGCGCCGATCGACGTGCAGTTCGCGGTGCCGCAGGACCGCGTGCCCGACATCGAGCGCCGCATCGCCGCCGGCGCGCAGCTGCCGGTGACGGCGCTGGACCGCAGCCGCGCCACGGTGCTGGACACGGGCAGCTTCTCCACCCTCAACAACGAGATCGACACCACCACCGGCACCGTCAAGGCCAAGGCGCGTTTTGCCAATGCCGGCCGCACGCTGTTTCCCAACCAGTTCGTCAACGTGCAGATGCAGCTGGACAGCGTGCGCGACGCGGTGACGATTCCGGTGGCGGCGCTGCGCCATGGCAACGACGGCGACTTCGTCTACCTGCTCAATGAAGACCGCACCGTGAGCCAGCGCGCCGTCCAGCGTGGCCAGGCCACCCACGACCGGGTGCAGATCACCACCGGCCTGCAGGCCGGTGACACCGTGGTGACCGAAGGCGCCGACCGGCTGAAGGACGGCGCCCGCGTGACCGTGGCCGGCGACCGGCCGCAACGCGGCGCCTCGGCCCCGGGCGGCGGGGCCTCGCGGCCGGGCCGCGGTGCTTCGGCGCCCGAAGGTGCCGCCAGCCGCCCGCACCGGCGGGCCAGCGGCGCCGCCCCCGCGGCCGGCGAGTGAGCGGCCGGCCATGGCATTGAGTCCGTCGCGCCCTTTCATCCAGCGGCCGGTGGCCACCTCGCTGCTGATGCTGGCCATCCTGCTGGCCGGGCTGGTGGGCTTTCGCTTCCTGCCGCTGTCGGCGCTGCCGCAGGTGGACTACCCCACCATCCAGGTGCAGACGCTGTACCCCGGCGCCAGCCCCGAGGTGATGAGCCAGACCGTCACCGCGCCGCTGGAACGCCAGTTGGGCCAGATGTCGGGCCTGGCGCGCATGAGCTCCACCAGCGCGGCCGGCGTGTCGGTCATCACGCTGCAGTTCGGGCTCGATCTGTCGCTGGATTCGGCCGAGCAGGAGGTGCAGGCTGCCATCAATGCCGGCAGCTCGCTGCTGCCCGCCGACCTGCCGGCGCCGCCGGTGTATGCCAAGGTCAACCCGGCCGATGCGCCGGTGCTGACGCTGGCCGTCACCTCCGACAGCCTGCCGCTGACCGAGGTGCAGAACCTGGTGAACACGCGGCTGGCGCAGAAGATCTCGCAGGTCAGCGGCGTGGGCCTGGTGACGCTGTCGGGCGGGCAACGGCCGGCGGTGCGCATCCAGGCCGACACGCAGTCGCTGGCCTCCTACGGCATCGCCATCGACACGCTGCGCAGCGCCATCAGCGCGGCCAATGCCAACGGCGCCAAGGGCAGCTTCGACGGCGCCACGCGCAGCTACTCGATCAATGCCAACGACCAGCTGCTGACGGCCGACGAGTACAAGAACCTGATCGTCGCCTGGCGCAACGGCGCGCCGGTGCGCATGAAGGACGTGGCCCGCGTGGTGGACAGCGCCGAGAACGTGCGACTGGGCGCCTGGGCCGGCCGCGGCGGCGGTGCGCTGCAGCCGGCCATCATCATCAACGTGCAGCGCCAGCCGGGCGCCAACGTGATCCAGACGGTGGACGCCATCCGCGCGCGGCTGCCGCAGCTCACGGCCGGCATGCCGGCGTCGGTGGAGGTGCAGGTGCTGGCCGACCGCACGCGCGGCATCCGCGCGTCGGTGCAGCATGTGCAGTTCGAGCTGGTGCTGGCGGTGGTGCTGGTGGTGCTGGTGATCTTCGCGTTCCTGCACAGCCTGCGCGCCACGGTGATCGCCAGCCTGGCGGTGCCCATCTCGCTGGTGGGCACCTTCGGCGTGATGTACCTGCTGGGCTACAGCCTGAACAACCTCAGCCTGATGGCGCTGACCATCGCGACCGGGTTCGTGGTGGACGACGCGATCGTGATGCTGGAGAACATCGCGCGCCACATCGAAGAAGGCGACCCGCCGATGCAGGCCGCCGTCAAGGGCGCCACCGAGATCGGCTTCACCATCATCTCGCTCACGGTGTCGCTGATCGCGGTGCTGATTCCGCTGCTGTTCATGGGCGACGTGGTGGGCCGGCTGTTCCGCGAGTTCGCCATCACGCTGGCCATCACCATCCTGATCTCGGCCGTGGTGTCGCTGACACTGGTGCCGATGATGTCGGCCCGCTGGCTGAAGCCGCACGATGCCTCAGTGCCGCCGCACGGCCTGGGCGCGGCGATCCAGCGCTTCTTCGACCGCGTGGTGGCGCACTACGACCGCGGCCTGCAGCAGGTGCTGGCCCACCAGGGCCTGACGCTGCTGGTGGCCCTGGCCACGCTGGCGCTGACGGTACTGCTGTACGTGCTCATTCCCAAGGGCCTGTTCCCGGTGCAGGACACCGGGCAGCTGCAGGCCCGCATCGAGGCCGCGCCCTCGGTGAGCTACGAACGCATGGCCAGCCTGCAGCAGCAGGCCGCCGAAGCGCTGATGCAGGACCCCGACGTGGAGAGCATCACCAGCTTCGTGGGCGTGGACGCGGCCAACAACACCATGCTGCACACCGGCCGGCTCTTCATCAACCTGAAGACCGACCGCAGCGGCGGCAACCAGACCGAGCTGATGGCGCGGCTGCGGCAACGGGTGGCCACGGTGGCCGGCATCACGCTGTCGCTGCAGCCCACGCAAGACCTCACCATCGACGCCGAGACCGGCCCCACGCCCTACCGCGTGTCGGTGGAAGGCGCCGACACCGCCACCGTCAACCAGTGGACGCAGAAGCTCACCGAGCACCTGCGCGGCAACGGCAAGCTCAGCCAGGTGGTCACCGATGCCGGCGCACAGGGTCGCGCGGTGCAGGTGACGCTGGACCGCGACACCGCTTCGCGCCTGGGCATCACCGCCACCGCGCTGGACGAGGCGCTGTACAGCGCCTTCGGCCAGCGCATCGTCTCCACCATCTTCACCGAGACCAACCAGTACCGCGTGATCCTGGAGGCCAACCCGCGGCTGCTGAGCACGCCCGATGCGCTGAAGCTGCTGCACCTGCCCACCAGCGCGGGCACGGCCACGCCGCTGTCGGCCTTTGCGCGCATCGAGGAGGTGGCTGCACCGCTGCAGGTGACGCACGTGGCGCAGTACCCCTCGGCCACGCTGGGCTTCGACACCGCCAACGGCGTGTCGCTGGGCGAGGCGGTGGACGAGATCCGCGCCGCGGCGCAGGCCATCGGCCTGCCGGCCAGCTTGTCGTTGCACTTCCTGGGCGCGGCGGGGGCTTATGAAAGCTCGCTGACCAACCAGCTGTGGCTGATTCTGGCGGCGGTGGTGTGCGTGTACATCGTGCTGGGCGTGCTGTACGAAAGCACGGTGCATCCGCTGACCATCCTGTCCACCCTGCCCTCGGCCGGCGTGGGCGCGCTGCTGGCGCTCATCGTCACCGGCCACGACCTGGGCGTGATCGGCATCATCGGCATCATCCTGCTGATCGGCATCGTCAAGAAGAACGCGATCATGATGATCGACTTCGCCATCGACGCTGAACGGCACGAAGGCAAGTCGCCGCGCGAGGCCATCCACCAGGCGGCGCTGCTGCGGCTGCGGCCCATCCTGATGACCACGATGGCGGCGCTGTTCGCCGCGCTGCCGCTGATGTTCAGCTTCGGCGACGGGGCCGAGCTGCGGCGGCCGCTGGGCCTGGCCATCTTCGGCGGGCTGGTGGTCAGCCAGGTGCTCACGCTGTTCACCACGCCGGTGATCTACCTGGCCTTCGACCGGCTGGGCCAACGGCTGCAGGGCCGCGCATGAACCTCAGCCAGCCCTTCATCCGCCGGCCCATCGCCACGATGCTGCTGACGCTGGGCATCGCGCTGGCGGGGCTGGCGGCGTTTTTCGTGCTGCCGGTGGCGCCGCTGCCGCAGGTGGACTTCCCGGCCATCTCGGTGAGCGCCAGCCTGCCGGGCGCCAGCCCCGACACCATGGCCAGCAGCGTGGCCACGCCGCTGGAGCGGCGGCTGGGCACGCTGCCCGGCCTCAACGAGATGACGTCCAGCAGCGGCACGGGCTCCACCCGCATCACGCTGCAGTTCGACCTCAACCGCAAGATCGACAGCGCCGCCCGCGAAGTGCAGGCCGCGATCAACGCCGCACGCAGCGACCTGCCGGCCACGCTGCGCAGCAACCCCACCTACCGCAAGATGAACCCGTCGGCCGCGCCGGTGATCATCCTGGCGCTGACCTCGCCCGGCCGCACGCCGCAGCAGATCTACGACGAGGTGAGCAACCTGGTGCAGCAGAAGGTGGCCCAGGTCAGGGGCGTGGGCGACGTGGAGGTGGGCGGCGGCTCCTTGCCCGCCGTGCGCGTGGCGCTCAACCCGCTGGCGCTGGCGCGCTACGGCATCGCGCTGGACGACGTGCGCGCGGCCATCCAGTCGGCCAGCGCCAACCGGCCCAAGGGCGCCATCGAAGGCAACGGCCTGCAGCTGCAGGTCTACACCTCCCAGATCGGCCGCCTGGCCGAGGACTACCGGCGCCTGGTGATCGCCTGGCGCAACGACGCCGCGGTGCGGCTGGCCGACGTGGCCACG encodes the following:
- a CDS encoding S1 family peptidase, with amino-acid sequence MHVIQRAALAAALTALALVAGAQPGPNAAPPLNAPSSAPPIAPPTAPAASAVAPPSAGGQRVYDSARQRLVQVRTLLRQQDSQASVGSGFLVSDQGHFITNYHVVSTMALEPQRYRLVYSTDDGQRGVLQLLAVDVVNDLALLKAADPAPLAARGVMPFRPADQPLGRGERIFSLGNPLDVGFAVVEGAFNGMVERSFVPTIFFGGSLSSGMSGGPAVDDRGRVIGINVASRRDGEQVSFLVPAAPARALFEAHRNDAPVTQPMQGEIARQLLAHQQKLTDAFIALPWRQAGHARYAIPVPQEDFMRCWGGSTPPGSRGLEFERSDCAMDSRIYIDGSLQTGHFSVRHEAYDGRSLGALRFAERYSSSFQNEGFGQKTRQLTAPACRESEVKQAPDALPLRSVLCLRAYRKLPGLYDMSVLAATLDGRTVGAQGRFDAHGVSWDNALRLADHYLKGFAWQPNQPASR
- a CDS encoding HNH endonuclease yields the protein MDVLQLDVSGRPQAWITAREAAVIYASDGVAWTLGDPMQVLRGGIQRATGRQSVITVHSIIAVRGAVPSRAWRQSPALSNQKLFVRDRQICAYCGGHFHVDDLTREHIVPTSRGGADSWMNCITACKACNGRKGSRLPEEARMTLMYLPYVPSLHEDMILRGRRILADQMEFLLASVPRSSRLHT
- a CDS encoding outer membrane lipoprotein; translated protein: MNRTPAPRRPAGPATLLLAVCMAASLAACSTTSPDVVQRGDAQRLSSVQDATVLSVRPVTVDGSQSGGGGVTGALVGGALGASRSHGTESAIIGVLGAVAGAVVGNAVERTATREDAYEILVQLPSGERRAVVQAKGNENWQPGEPVILVTSGGKTRVARAPAGTVPRTNPPAPVYSPQPPSSQAPATTPSVAPVYSPTGPLRS
- a CDS encoding c-type cytochrome yields the protein MTHLPRTLASLTLALAGATGLAAPAAAPVTVEDSMAQRMQACTACHGKEGRAARDGYYPRIAGKPAGYLYNQLVNFRDGRRHYALMGELLAPLTDEYLHEIAGHFASLDLPYPAPKAPTGTPEERARGQRLVTQGDASRKIPACAACHGAALTGVAPAVPGLLGLPRDYLNAQLGAWRTGQRKAHAPDCMGQIARSLAPEDIGAVSHYLAAQPLPADAHPVAVPPPSWPMRCGGLPEAAK
- a CDS encoding c-type cytochrome, whose protein sequence is MSAARPPRSRLRQALVGIAGVALLAGAVFGARVLWELRDGRDAARPAAQLPPPTAELVAQGAYLARAGNCMACHTARGGASGAGGAAIPTPFGTVYTSNITPDVGTGIGAWSADDFWLAMHEGRSRDGRLLYPAFPYPNTTHVSRADSDALFAYLRSLPPVAQPARPHELRFPVNTQLALAAWRTLYFRPASFEPDTRQSAEWNRGAYLVQGLGHCNACHATRNVLGATRNTLDLGGGLIPMQNWYAPALNSPQQAGVAEWPQADVVALLQHGVAPQGSVIGPMAEVVLHSTQHLRPDDLNAMATYLRGLPQQPAPLPRREAPPAGADRLARGQALYGTHCASCHGEQGQGAPGIYPRLAGNRTVTMEPPANLVRVVLAGGFPPATAGNPRPYGMPPFATVLTDDEVATLLSYVRSAWGHQAAPLSTFEVNRFRTGSTAGGY
- a CDS encoding DUF4197 domain-containing protein; the encoded protein is MRRREFMAVALPTGMVGGLLAAQPAWALSESDAAIGVRTAIERGAEAAVGLLGRNDGFLGNPKVRIELPGPLQQAAGLLKATGQGGRLDELVTAMNRAAEAAVPQARTLLVNAARSMSVEDALRIVRGGDTSVTDFFAGKTREPLTQQFLPIVGRATEKVSLAAKYDAVAGRAAKLGLLKERDADLRGYVTARALDGLYLTIGEQERAMRRDPVGTGSAILKKVFGS
- a CDS encoding TlpA disulfide reductase family protein; the protein is MKSVKHTAAAVAVGLLVAAGGYLGWQAFGPREAVPAVSYTLLDGSKGSTEALRGKVVLVNFWATSCVTCVAEMPQIVATYDKYKGQGYETVAVAMSYDPPAYVARFAETRKLPFGVAIDNTGEIARRFGDVQLTPTSYLINKRGEIVKRYVGAPDFAALHKLVEQLLAEA
- a CDS encoding MdtA/MuxA family multidrug efflux RND transporter periplasmic adaptor subunit, with translation MQEEQTPVAATPAAAAERRPSRRARWVGRLVALLALLALFGLAWYLTHRPAATGAPPGAAGGPPGMGGPGGPGGPPGMGMGRGGPATTVGVARATRADIPIVIEALGTVTPSATVTVRPQVSGVLKEVRFREGQMVKAGDVLAVIDPRPFELALMQAEGQRQRDEAQLQLARLTLERYQTLLKQDSIARQDVDTQVANVKQLEGTVLSDRAAEGTARLNLSYTRITAPVSGRVGLRVVDVGNVVSSSDANGVVVITQVAPIDVQFAVPQDRVPDIERRIAAGAQLPVTALDRSRATVLDTGSFSTLNNEIDTTTGTVKAKARFANAGRTLFPNQFVNVQMQLDSVRDAVTIPVAALRHGNDGDFVYLLNEDRTVSQRAVQRGQATHDRVQITTGLQAGDTVVTEGADRLKDGARVTVAGDRPQRGASAPGGGASRPGRGASAPEGAASRPHRRASGAAPAAGE